The Roseofilum capinflatum BLCC-M114 genome includes a region encoding these proteins:
- the ruvX gene encoding Holliday junction resolvase RuvX, with protein MISALGLDIGQKRIGVAGCDRLGLLATPLTTIDRQSFEQDIALLKPIIAEREVSILIVGLPYLMDGQLGTQAQQVQQYGDRLQNTLKLPIEYIDERFTSVEATEILVSRKRSPSRNKNLIDAQAAALILQRWLDDRS; from the coding sequence ATGATTTCAGCCTTGGGTTTAGATATCGGTCAGAAACGGATTGGGGTGGCGGGATGCGATCGCCTCGGATTACTCGCCACCCCCCTCACCACCATCGATCGCCAGTCTTTTGAGCAAGATATTGCCCTCCTCAAGCCAATCATTGCCGAGCGAGAGGTGAGTATTTTAATCGTCGGCTTACCCTATCTCATGGATGGCCAACTCGGCACGCAAGCTCAACAAGTCCAACAGTATGGCGATCGCCTCCAGAATACCCTCAAATTACCCATCGAGTATATCGATGAGCGCTTTACCTCCGTGGAAGCCACGGAAATACTGGTCTCCCGAAAACGCTCCCCCTCTCGCAATAAGAACTTAATTGATGCCCAAGCTGCCGCCTTAATTTTGCAGCGCTGGCTAGACGATCGCTCCTAA
- a CDS encoding DUF3727 domain-containing protein gives MDQEAMENDPLTVFLADAKGKELECTIEYSFTHENENYLVLLPKDTPVEIFVWQTSGDQEDLVAVEDESAIDELFSLAKAVLSEQNLKLKPTGITLTVEGEIPDLEEEDDDEEIDSNVESFQLLASFYFGEHEYEISTPLDPLFLLAKMNDNGKAQELSASDLKSIEHLLPEIEQNLEEQILNALD, from the coding sequence ATGGATCAAGAAGCAATGGAGAATGATCCCCTAACTGTATTCTTAGCTGATGCCAAGGGAAAGGAATTAGAATGTACAATTGAATATTCCTTTACCCATGAAAACGAAAACTATTTGGTTTTATTACCCAAAGATACTCCAGTAGAGATTTTTGTCTGGCAAACGTCTGGCGATCAGGAAGACTTGGTTGCTGTAGAAGATGAATCGGCGATCGATGAACTCTTTAGCCTAGCTAAGGCAGTTTTATCTGAACAAAATCTGAAGCTCAAACCCACGGGGATCACCCTAACAGTAGAAGGAGAGATCCCAGATCTAGAGGAAGAAGACGACGATGAAGAGATCGATTCTAATGTAGAATCGTTTCAGTTATTGGCCAGCTTCTATTTTGGCGAACATGAGTATGAAATTTCTACACCTTTAGATCCGCTATTTTTATTAGCGAAAATGAACGACAATGGCAAAGCCCAAGAACTGTCTGCCTCTGACCTCAAATCCATTGAACATTTATTACCAGAGATTGAACAAAATTTAGAAGAACAGATCTTAAATGCTCTGGACTAA